The genomic stretch TAATAACGTTGCCGCTGGACGGCGGCCCCCCTATCAAGTCTCAGTTTGATCTCAACTCGTCGAAACGACTTTTCCAGGTTATGGGCGGGCGTATGACGATAAATGATTTCTGGTGGGCGAAATCAGGGCGCTTTCTATACTCCGAAGTCGAAACGCGTGGCGTCAGAAACCTTTGGAGAATCAAAGTTGAGCCAGAGACCTTAGAATTCGTCGGTGAACCTCAGCGATTGACAACCGGCGCAGGGCAAGACGGCAGTATCGCCATCTCCTCGGACGGTAAGAAACTTGCTTTTGTCACACGCCGGGAAAGCACCCGCGTCTGGTCTTTTCCTCTTGATGCAGTGAAAGGGCAAATTAAGGGAGAAGGTCAACCATTGACAGCTTCAGGTATTGAGACCGGCATGCCCGATCTATCGCGCGATGGAAAAAAACTTGTTTACGTCAAATCCATTGGTGGCAAAGAAGAGTTCTGGGAAAAATCTCTTGAGGATGGACAAGAAAAATTACTGGCCGCTGATGATTTTCTTCGGGCCACTCCACGCTGGTCATGGGATGGAAAATGGCTCGCCTATCGGCGTTGCGGGTTCAACCTTACGGCATTTACCATCGGTTGTAATCTCGTTGTAAGGCCAGCAGGAGGCGGAGCCGAACAAATCCTCACGTCCACTTCACGAGGTGGCAACACGTTTGACTGGTCATCTGACGGAAGTCGGGTCTTGGTCACTTCATTTCCTGGTTCCAGCAAAAAAGCAGGCCTTGCTTTGATACCAATCTCTGCCGCACCACAGGCGGAAACGAAAGCTCAGATAGTAGCTGCTGACCCAGAAATGAATCTGTGGCAGGGGCGTTTCTCTCCTGATGGGAAATGGGTCACGCTCAATGGCATAAAAGAAGGCGGGCAATCTACCATCTATGTTGTCTCCTCAGCGGGCGGGGAGTTGGTGCGAATCACTGAGGGCAAATACTGGGACGATAAGCCGCGCTGGTCTCCTGACGGAAAGATGATTTATTTCATTTCAATCCGTACAGGCTTTCTGAACGTGTGGGCGATTCGTTTCGACCCTGTGATCAGAACTCGCGGTCAGCGACACCCGCCTTGTATTACCTATCCCAGAAGCTTCTGGAAATATTTGGGTGCTAGAGAATGTGGATCAATAACAAGTCGTCAGACTTATGAGGCCTCGTTTCCCCTCTGGAAAGCCGCTAATGCCGACCTTGCTGGCCGCGAAGCAGGAATACGCCAAGTCGCAATAAGATTTAGGGG from Acidobacteriota bacterium encodes the following:
- a CDS encoding PD40 domain-containing protein, which encodes MTLITLPLDGGPPIKSQFDLNSSKRLFQVMGGRMTINDFWWAKSGRFLYSEVETRGVRNLWRIKVEPETLEFVGEPQRLTTGAGQDGSIAISSDGKKLAFVTRRESTRVWSFPLDAVKGQIKGEGQPLTASGIETGMPDLSRDGKKLVYVKSIGGKEEFWEKSLEDGQEKLLAADDFLRATPRWSWDGKWLAYRRCGFNLTAFTIGCNLVVRPAGGGAEQILTSTSRGGNTFDWSSDGSRVLVTSFPGSSKKAGLALIPISAAPQAETKAQIVAADPEMNLWQGRFSPDGKWVTLNGIKEGGQSTIYVVSSAGGELVRITEGKYWDDKPRWSPDGKMIYFISIRTGFLNVWAIRFDPVIRTRGQRHPPCITYPRSFWKYLGARECGSITSRQTYEASFPLWKAANADLAGREAGIRQVAIRFRGQHSFHKRPKPLPQSPPRFLRRM